A part of Eremothecium sinecaudum strain ATCC 58844 chromosome VII, complete sequence genomic DNA contains:
- the WSC2 gene encoding Wsc2p (Syntenic homolog of Ashbya gossypii AFR349W; Syntenic homolog of Saccharomyces cerevisiae YNL283C (WSC2) and YOL105C (WSC3)), whose product MLYFELTNFVLSVLFVVGCMADDYVSQGCYSRSDLKDALKRNNQYKYQSQSYCKMKCGNTALVALIEGDLCYCGDDDSILNKVSPVEDSKCSDPCKGYPYELCGGDDFFTVFLNSKLVDDIKPRSSSSSSSSTSRPSSTASQSSSRSTSSSSSSSSSKPPASSAPSSPSSSPPSSSPPPPTPTTTDDTTSSSSPLSTILSTSEVTTEKTIVNSDNQTRTTVITATNVIYVSPTASSASSSSADPTTTSNPSAVPNRKSLSGGAIAGIVVGVAIFVALALLLAVFLWHRREDEDSDISDFEQKRFHQPYSLGDQDPLPAHPIPPTLSHSNNHGGMAQRQVNPVSHMNGNTSQFSQYPEPTYGQPKIADSSLPDVVTESRHLRIANPDN is encoded by the coding sequence ATGTTGTACTTCGAACTGACAAATTTTGTGTTGAGTGTGCTGTTTGTAGTGGGTTGTATGGCCGATGATTACGTGTCACAAGGCTGTTATTCTAGATCTGATCTGAAGGATGCGTTGAAGAGGAATAATCAGTATAAATATCAGTCGCAGTCGTACTGTAAGATGAAGTGTGGGAATACCGCGCTGGTAGCTCTTATTGAGGGAGATCTTTGCTACTGTGGTGATGACGATAGTATATTGAACAAGGTATCGCCTGTTGAGGATTCAAAGTGTTCTGATCCATGCAAGGGTTATCCATACGAGTTATGTGGAGGAGATGATTTCTTCACCGTGTTCTTGAACAGCAAGCTGGTCGATGACATTAAACCCCGCAGTAGCAGTAGTTCCTCGTCCAGTACGTCGCGTCCTTCTAGTACCGCATCCCAGTCTTCATCTAGAAGCACTTCTAGTTCGAGCTCTTCGAGCTCTTCTAAGCCACCAGCTTCCTCGGCGCCTAGCAGCCCCAGCTCCTCACCGCCATCTTCGTCTCCACCACCGCCCACGCCTACTACAACCGATGACACCACCTCATCTTCCAGCCCGTTATCAACCATTTTGTCAACATCGGAAGTTACTACTGAGAAGACTATAGTTAACAGTGACAATCAGACCCGCACGACTGTGATCACTGCTACGAACGTTATCTACGTCAGTCCTACGGCATCCTCGGCCTCATCAAGTTCCGCAGACCCGACAACTACCTCTAATCCATCTGCGGTTCCAAACAGAAAATCGCTTTCTGGCGGTGCGATTGCTGGGATTGTTGTCGGTGTGGCTATATTTGTCGCATTGGCACTTCTGTTGGCGGTCTTTTTATGGCATCGCCGGGAGGACGAGGATTCCGATATCTCGGACTTCGAACAGAAGAGATTCCATCAACCCTACTCGCTGGGCGATCAAGATCCATTGCCAGCACATCCAATTCCTCCAACACTTTCACATAGCAATAATCATGGGGGAATGGCTCAACGCCAGGTCAATCCTGTGTCACATATGAACGGTAATACTTCTCAATTTTCACAATACCCAGAGCCAACATATGGCCAGCCTAAAATAGCTGATAGCTCGCTGCCAGATGTCGTTACAGAGAGCAGGCATTTACGAATTGCTAATCCGGACAACTAA
- the CSG2 gene encoding mannosylinositol phosphorylceramide synthase regulatory subunit (Syntenic homolog of Saccharomyces cerevisiae YBR036C (CSG2) and unannotated Eremothecium coryli gene; no homolog in Ashbya gossypii) — translation MKLINGRVHLALLGLCSISYYIEVRAIAHVCIADRINNGDPLFLLFTHILPWLLLYPIALVYYRLKDDIPFAESLRNTKQTCTMGDAASNQRFQSINSVLKLVTLSTLLIISMYSFMTALSIAPVFDVAIIHNTSMLEIIVLFATVAGVATNNMRSLAKRFISIFNALIGIVLVAYFNASSDLLSGKFSINPSTGESSDPFLFDRLKASLICGLGSLFIGPYVFLLERWCINTSRQITGSGRWLKMYAWFSAIGLTSILMLSVVSLYSGGFKYMFHMCGSITRSPWFLLSMICGKLPTVMGSAHLIMSDSIESLTLLPILRIIVVWLGQWCIEAENRILTLGEVVGFLMLVISFVIMFISHSRKG, via the coding sequence ATGAAGCTCATAAACGGGAGGGTACATCTTGCATTACTCGGATTATGTTCTATATCATACTATATTGAAGTACGAGCTATAGCACATGTTTGCATAGCGGATCGAATAAATAACGGGGATCCTTTATTTTTACTGTTTACACATATTCTACCATGGTTGCTATTGTATCCAATAGCTCTGGTATACTACCGTTTGAAGGACGATATTCCGTTTGCCGAGTCCCTAAGAAACACAAAACAGACTTGTACGATGGGCGATGCAGCAAGTAATCAACGCTTCCAGAGTATTAATTCAGTGCTGAAACTTGTTACTTTATCGACGCTACTAATTATATCCATGTACTCATTCATGACTGCTTTGAGTATAGCACCAGTGTTTGATGTGGCGATAATTCACAATACGTCAATGTTGGAGATAATTGTGTTGTTTGCTACAGTTGCAGGTGTTGCTACAAATAATATGCGCTCACTAGCGAAGAGATTCATTAGTATCTTCAATGCTCTTATTGGAATCGTTCTTGTTGCATATTTTAATGCTTCCAGTGATTTACTCTCAGGGAAATTCAGCATTAATCCATCCACTGGCGAGTCCAGCGACCCGTTTTTATTTGATAGATTAAAGGCTTCGCTTATTTGTGGACTCGGAAGTCTTTTTATTGGGCCATACGTCTTCCTCTTGGAGAGGTGGTGTATTAATACTAGCCGGCAGATTACCGGAAGTGGTCGTTGGTTGAAAATGTACGCATGGTTCAGTGCAATCGGTTTAACCTCAATTTTAATGTTATCAGTTGTTTCCCTCTACTCAGGTGGTTTCAAATATATGTTTCATATGTGCGGCTCAATAACCCGGTCACCATGGTTTTTATTGTCTATGATTTGTGGTAAACTTCCAACAGTTATGGGTTCTGCGCATTTAATAATGTCGGATTCAATCGAATCTTTAACGCTGCTACCGATTTTACGAATCATAGTTGTATGGTTAGGCCAGTGGTGCATAGAAGCTGAGAATCGCATATTAACATTAGGTGAGGTAGTTGGTTTTTTAATGTTGGTGATAAGTTTTGTTATCATGTTCATTTCTCATTCGAGAAAAGGTTAA
- the ETR1 gene encoding enoyl-[acyl-carrier-protein] reductase (Syntenic homolog of Ashbya gossypii AEL081W; Syntenic homolog of Saccharomyces cerevisiae YBR026C (ETR1)) gives MRLFKSSAKRLLTTKPSPLKFKSLIYSSHDVADCTSVLKVHEYIPKENLDNSILLRTLAFPINPSDINQLQGVYPSKPKKVLDYSTNEPSAVAGNEGVFEVLSVPECEKDLKVGDWVIPLHSNSGTWTNLKALKDGSSLIKVNGLDIFSAATIGVNGCTAYELVNNYIDWDPNGNEWLVQNAGTSGVSKMVTQIAKTRGVKTLSVIRDRDNFEKVASDLEKRYHATKVISETQNNDKDFGKDVLPTILGADAKVRLALNSVGGKSSSSIARKLDNDATMLTYGGMSKQPVTLPTSLLLFKGLKSLGYWLTVNTQKNPESKIKAVEALVTMYKEGSLLSPKLDINVLEWDTKTTTDEQLLELIKEGIKNNRKNVVVLKW, from the coding sequence ATGCGGCTATTTAAAAGTTCAGCAAAACGGTTACTGACTACAAAACCATCCCCATTAAAATTCAAATCATTAATTTATTCTTCTCACGATGTTGCAGATTGCACAAGTGTTTTAAAGGTGCATGAGTATATTCCAAAGGAGAACTTGGATAACTCTATTTTGTTGCGTACTTTAGCTTTTCCTATTAACCCTTCAGATATTAATCAGCTACAGGGTGTGTACCCATCCAAGCCAAAAAAGGTTTTGGACTACTCAACGAATGAGCCCTCTGCTGTAGCTGGTAATGAGGGTGTGTTTGAAGTTCTCTCTGTGCCAGAGTGTGAGAAGGATTTGAAAGTTGGCGACTGGGTTATACCACTACACTCAAATTCCGGGACGTGGACTAACTTAAAAGCGCTAAAGGATGGGAGCTCACTAATCAAGGTTAACGGTTTAGATATCTTTAGTGCGGCTACAATTGGTGTTAATGGTTGTACCGCTTACGAATTGGTGAATAACTATATTGATTGGGACCCTAATGGGAATGAATGGCTAGTCCAGAATGCCGGAACTTCGGGTGTGTCCAAGATGGTTACACAGATTGCTAAAACTCGTGGAGTCAAGACTTTAAGTGTTATAAGGGACCGTGATAACTTTGAGAAGGTGGCTAGTGATCTTGAAAAACGTTACCATGCCACAAAGGTTATCAGTGAAACTCAAAATAACGACAAGGATTTTGGTAAGGATGTCCTTCCAACTATCCTTGGGGCAGATGCTAAGGTTAGACTTGCCTTAAACTCCGTGGGAGGTAAATCTAGTTCTTCAATTGCAAGGAAATTAGATAATGATGCAACTATGTTGACGTACGGCGGTATGTCAAAACAGCCCGTGACATTGCCTACATCGCTATTGTTATTCAAGGGACTAAAATCTCTAGGATATTGGCTCACTGTTAATACACAGAAGAACCCTGAATCCAAAATTAAAGCTGTCGAGGCCTTGGTTACAATGTATAAAGAAGGCAGCTTGCTCTCTCCAAAGCTGGACATCAACGTTTTGGAATGGGATACCAAAACAACGACCGACGAGCAACTATTGGAATTGATTAAAGAGGGAATCAAGAACAATAGGAAGAACGTTGTTGTTCTAAAATGGTAA
- the POP3 gene encoding Pop3p (Syntenic homolog of Ashbya gossypii AFR348C; Syntenic homolog of Saccharomyces cerevisiae YNL282W (POP3)) — protein MESLSKVQKRIAKKKQVYKPILENPYTNEGEMWPRVSDQALVVELLNNYVLRPLKHAAEMEGSQCPVEVVAGFNPVMECLVADGPDGTDAARDMLLFVCNKDGTPSVLLSQIPIAAYMARGNVTVVQLPKGTLSKFDECLVGTVHDGLLLVPVIKALDPSFVSNVKKCVQDRKLQWLDPLKYRPASTKLLATTRPLSK, from the coding sequence ATGGAATCACTGAGCAAAGTGCAGAAGCGGATCGCGAAGAAAAAGCAGGTTTATAAGCCTATTCTGGAGAACCCGTACACGAATGAGGGCGAGATGTGGCCGCGGGTGAGCGATCAGGCGCTGGTGGTGGAGCTGCTTAACAATTATGTGTTGCGGCCTTTGAAGCACGCAGCCGAGATGGAGGGGTCTCAGTGCCCGGTGGAGGTGGTTGCGGGCTTCAATCCAGTCATGGAGTGCCTCGTGGCAGACGGGCCAGACGGGACAGACGCAGCACGTGATATGCTCTTATTCGTGTGCAATAAGGACGGGACGCCAAGCGTGTTGCTGTCTCAGATCCCAATTGCGGCATATATGGCTCGCGGGAATGTTACGGTGGTGCAGTTGCCGAAGGGCACTCTCAGCAAATTTGACGAGTGTTTGGTAGGAACTGTCCACGATGGACTGCTACTGGTGCCGGTTATAAAAGCCCTGGATCCGAGCTTTGTGTCCAACGTGAAAAAGTGTGTACAAGACAGGAAACTGCAATGGCTGGACCCTTTGAAGTACAGGCCGGCGTCTACTAAGCTGCTTGCTACCACGAGGCCGCTTAGTAAGTGA
- a CDS encoding uncharacterized protein (Syntenic homolog of Ashbya gossypii AEL079W; Syntenic homolog of Saccharomyces cerevisiae YOL107W), with translation MGFDSKYVFINFPQNSLNWQSLPVVTKLLTIAYVAFTSVLWIVRRRVPLEEGQDFIGVTCPILQLVPSQVLRYPISIVTSNLIDIELWKFVVDLINLVLGGAYIEQCWNSQREMLVYTLVIGSITNVILLIVTYFLSFLSSSIRLGWPLDGNYTMLIGFSIVFKQLIPETTIFRIKDVPLFSKNFRFKMLPIFIMTVLTVVQFWYQSYTHLISLWTTFFICWAYLRYYQVLPSSLEGHTTGELVAGDASDTFQLVYFFPDLIKPLVRPIFNKCYDLGLHRFLWRRHADNDLEEGSSMVGSSKSDPLKVEGRRKQLALKVLEQRLGGEAIELQTRS, from the coding sequence ATGGGATTTGACTCTAAATACGTCTTCATCAACTTTCCTCAGAATAGTTTGAATTGGCAGAGTCTTCCGGTGGTGACGAAGCTACTCACTATTGCATATGTTGCATTTACTTCTGTACTATGGATAGTGAGACGCAGGGTGCCTCTCGAGGAAGGACAAGATTTCATTGGGGTTACATGCCCAATATTACAGTTGGTGCCAAGCCAGGTGTTGCGGTATCCTATCTCCATTGTTACCTCTAATCTTATAGATATTGAGCTTTGGAAGTTTGTTGTTGATTTGATTAATCTTGTATTGGGTGGTGCGTATATTGAGCAGTGTTGGAACAGCCAAAGGGAGATGTTGGTGTATACGCTTGTTATTGGATCAATTACGAATGTGATACTGTTAATTGTAACTTACTTCCTTTCGTTTTTGAGTAGCTCTATTCGACTCGGGTGGCCGCTAGACGGAAACTACACTATGTTGATTGGTTTTTCCATTGTGTTCAAGCAGTTGATTCCAGAAACGACAATATTCCGTATTAAAGATGTGCCTCTGTTTTCCAAGAATTTTAGATTTAAGATGTTGCCAATTTTCATAATGACAGTTTTAACGGTTGTGCAGTTCTGGTACCAAAGTTATACTCATCTTATATCCCTGTGGACTACTTTTTTCATTTGCTGGGCGTACCTTAGGTACTATCAAGTACTTCCCTCATCTCTCGAGGGACATACGACTGGTGAATTGGTGGCAGGAGATGCATCAGACACATTCCAATTGGTTTATTTCTTTCCGGACTTAATAAAACCATTAGTAAGGCCGATATTCAACAAATGTTACGATCTTGGTCTGCATCGCTTTTTATGGCGCAGACATGCCGATAATGACCTTGAAGAAGGAAGTTCAATGGTTGGGTCGAGCAAGTCTGACCCACTTAAAGTGGAAGGGAGAAGGAAACAGCTGGCATTGAAGGTCTTAGAACAGCGTCTGGGTGGTGAAGCAATTGAACTTCAAACTCGAAGTTAA
- the HCH1 gene encoding Hch1p (Syntenic homolog of Ashbya gossypii AFR347C; Syntenic homolog of Saccharomyces cerevisiae YNL281W (HCH1)), with amino-acid sequence MVVLNPNNWHWVDRNTIEWTKEYMNRFNTWEVEDEGKRFQVTSVSSVQGDSNVSQRKGKVICYFDLALIFGVRAVNSGDDEEETGTVSVNEFAHDEIDFEITCSGFTKHTDIVKNSFVPKLREELLKYQDALIKEHSNSVQHAI; translated from the coding sequence ATGGTTGTTTTGAATCCTAATAACTGGCACTGGGTGGACAGAAATACTATAGAATGGACGAAGGAGTATATGAACAGATTCAATACTTGGGAAGTAGAAGATGAGGGCAAAAGATTCCAGGTAACATCAGTTTCTTCTGTCCAAGGTGATTCTAACGTCTCTCAAAGAAAAGGTAAGGTTATCTGTTACTTTGACTTAGCTTTAATCTTTGGCGTACGGGCTGTGAATTCTGGagatgacgaagaagaaactGGTACTGTTTCTGTAAATGAGTTTGCCCATGATGAGATAGATTTCGAAATCACATGTTCTGGATTCACCAAGCACACTGATATTGTCAAGAACAGCTTTGTCCCCAAGTTGAGAGAAGAGTTGTTAAAATATCAAGATGCATTGATCAAAGAGCACTCTAACAGTGTCCAGCACGCTATATGA
- the ERG24 gene encoding delta(14)-sterol reductase (Syntenic homolog of Ashbya gossypii AFR346W; Syntenic homolog of Saccharomyces cerevisiae YNL280C (ERG24)) produces the protein MSKAVLNPRTKTYEFYGVPGTLAITIGLPALTVLLNQLIRTDYHIEGFFRNFQWEEVWNQLKPFSYYIYNRQLWTYYSAWFITLALLDLPLPGRKVKGVTLRDGTQLTYLLNGISMSVSLVLVLCVRWSITSGEMPELQFLYEHHTDICIIAILASFVISILTFAFSYVPLVHPNGHGTRERILSLGGNTKSMFYNWFIGRELNPRLGPLDIKLFCELRPGMMLWLLINLSCLHHYYLRTGEINDALLLVNILQGFYIFDGVLNEEGVLTMMDIVTDGFGFMLAFGDLALVPFTYSLQARYLSVSPITLGPYRCAAIVAVMALGYWIFHSSNKEKSYFRMGRLPHLKSIQTDRGTKLLCDSWWAMSQHINYFGDWLISLSFCLCTGFQTPLSYYYVMYFAILLLHRQMRDEHKCAQKYGKYWDEYKSKVPYKIIPYVY, from the coding sequence ATGTCCAAGGCAGTTCTGAATCCAAGGACAAAAACGTACGAATTTTACGGGGTTCCTGGTACACTTGCTATTACTATAGGTCTACCAGCCTTAACTGTATTGCTTAACCAGTTGATCCGTACTGATTACCACATTGAAGGGTTTTTCCGTAATTTTCAGTGGGAAGAAGTATGGAACCAATTAAAGCCATTCTCATACTATATTTACAACCGCCAATTATGGACCTATTACTCGGCCTGGTTTATTACCCTTGCTTTACTAGACTTACCTTTACCTGGCCGTAAAGTAAAAGGAGTAACATTAAGAGATGGTACCCAATTGACTTATTTGCTGAATGGAATTTCCATGTCTGTAAGCTTAGTTCTTGTGCTATGTGTGAGATGGAGCATTACTAGTGGCGAGATGCCTGAACTGCAGTTTCTATATGAACACCACACAGATATCTGCATAATCGCCATCCTCGCTTCTTTTGTTATCTCCATCTTAACATTCGCATTTAGCTATGTTCCACTTGTTCATCCAAACGGTCATGGCACTAGGGAACGTATTTTATCACTAGGAGGTAATACCAAGAGTATGTTCTACAATTGGTTCATTGGCAGGGAACTAAATCCCAGATTAGGTCCACTGGACATAAAATTGTTCTGCGAGCTTAGACCGGGCATGATGTTGTGGTTGTTGATAAATTTATCATGTTTGCATCACTATTATCTGAGAACAGGTGAAATAAACGACGCACTATTATTAGTGAATATTTTGCAAGGCTTTTATATCTTTGATGGAGTATTAAATGAGGAGGGAGTGTTGACTATGATGGATATAGTCACTGATGGATTTGGATTCATGTTAGCATTTGGCGATCTGGCTCTAGTTCCCTTCACATACAGTCTTCAAGCGCGGTATCTGTCTGTATCTCCAATAACTTTAGGCCCCTACAGATGTGCGGCAATTGTTGCAGTCATGGCTCTAGGATACTGGATTTTCCATTCTTCAAACAAGGAAAAATCCTATTTCAGGATGGGAAGATTGCCTCATCTCAAGAGCATTCAAACTGACAGAGGTACAAAGCTACTATGCGATTCCTGGTGGGCAATGTCACAACACATCAACTATTTTGGCGACTGGCTCATCTCGCTAAGTTTTTGCTTGTGCACTGGGTTCCAAACGCCTCTGTCTTATTACTACGTCATGTACTTTGCCATCTTGCTACTTCACAGACAAATGAGAGACGAACATAAGTGCGCCCAAAAATATGGAAAGTATTGGGACGAATACAAGTCTAAGGTTCCGTACAAGATCATACCGTATGTATACTGA
- the INO4 gene encoding Ino4p (Syntenic homolog of Ashbya gossypii AEL080C; Syntenic homolog of Saccharomyces cerevisiae YOL108C (INO4); 1-intron in Ashbya gossypii), protein MVVAKSSKKKVTSTLMEDKVSAILFNKVNSRREKLSDDQKRENHVTSEQRRREILREYYDELVSKVPDLDESERRSEWQIYMKTKSYLCWLYARNQQLRNHLEDFNIACPQHLVWEYPDAVNKSG, encoded by the exons ATGGTGGTAGCAAAGTCCTCAAAGAAAAAAGTGACTTCCACTTTAATGGAAGATAAAGTGTCAGCTATATTATTTAATAAGGTTAATTCACGAAGGGAGAAGCTTTCAGACGACCAAAAACGCGAGAACCATGTTACTAGCGAACagagaagaagagaaattCTTCGGGAATATTACGACGAACTTGTTAGTAAAGTACCGGATCTGGATGAATCTGAGCGCAGATCCGAATGGCAAATATATATGAAAA CAAAGAGCTACCTATGCTGGCTGTATGCAAGAAATCAACAGCTGCGCAACCATTTAGAGGATTTTAACATAGCATGTCCTCAGCATCTTGTTTGGGAATACCCGGATGCTGTGAACAAGTCTGGATAA
- the MRPL10 gene encoding mitochondrial 54S ribosomal protein uL15m (Syntenic homolog of Ashbya gossypii AEL078C; Syntenic homolog of Saccharomyces cerevisiae YNL284C (MRPL10)) — protein MFCALNLQLKSTRSLLTSFGVTKRSINILGTLKPSEGSIHNYKRLGRGPSSGKGKTSGRGQKGQKARGHVKSWFEGGQTPIFKLFPKVGFTNVHAREFNVLNLDRIMWFHRKGRLTLEKDEVLTMKKMKDLGLVTGTIKQGVKILANGKEDYNLPIKIEASAASQEAIKAIEDAGGEFTARYFNRLGLRAHLVPHWFLEKRGRIPLPARPVRRKDIEFYGNMEKRGYLIKENHELLKQIEEARTKGSAAGLSRRRKKTALEIQLEKLPENSKDFDTRYSNESGVIAAS, from the coding sequence ATGTTTTGTGCTTTGAATTTGCAGCTTAAATCGACGAGGAGCCTTCTCACTTCTTTTGGAGTGACAAAGCGTTCAATCAATATCTTAGGTACTTTAAAGCCAAGTGAAGGTTCCATCCATAATTATAAAAGACTGGGCAGAGGTCCATCAAGTGGTAAAGGTAAAACTTCTGGAAGAGGTCAAAAGGGTCAAAAAGCCCGTGGTCATGTTAAATCGTGGTTTGAAGGTGGTCAAACCCCAATTTTCAAGCTGTTCCCAAAAGTTGGGTTCACTAACGTACATGCCCGTGAATTCAATGTGCTAAACTTGGACAGGATAATGTGGTTTCATAGGAAGGGCAGATTAACGTTAGAAAAGGATGAAGTCCTTactatgaagaagatgaaggATCTAGGTTTGGTGACCGGTACGATTAAACAAGGTGTCAAGATTTTAGCTAACGGAAAGGAGGACTATAATCTTCCTATAAAGATCGAAGCCTCAGCAGCATCACAGGAGGCTATCAAGGCTATAGAGGATGCAGGAGGTGAATTCACTGCTAGGTATTTCAACAGGCTTGGTCTCAGGGCCCACTTGGTTCCACATTGGTTTTTGGAGAAGAGAGGCAGAATACCGTTACCTGCTAGACCAGTTAGAAGAAAGGATATTGAATTCTATGGTAACATGGAGAAACGTGGGTACTTGATTAAAGAAAACCATGAATTATTGAAGCAGATTGAAGAAGCTCGGACAAAGGGTTCTGCTGCTGGTTTGAGTaggagaagaaagaaaaCTGCTTTGGAGATACAACTGGAAAAATTACCAGAGAACAGCAAAGACTTTGACACTAGATATAGCAATGAATCCGGCGTCATTGCAGCATCATGA
- a CDS encoding HGL222Cp (Syntenic homolog of Ashbya gossypii AEL082W; Non-syntenic homolog of Saccharomyces cerevisiae YBR015C (MNN2)) has product MGTTKEEVPLTSRKHPIVRFLESCRDSKVLKSSNVVLIVLAVVSAVSLLLVYSSIDETSTYYAHSSTFNKEQTQFFGDVLKAVRSFSVQGNELQLKDECASLKIGMKDVELFGRLNSKQLAKCVDISTQATNNITLLHKAFKLYLYDVIIDDFEMLPEFYKHDGIVILAGSGSLLNPAGVIFFLRNALENNPRKHLPIEVVFTEKTDAALEFCGGYVDQNQNVNCVFFDDIFDTETLATFTPAMHRPLALLVSSFSRVLLIGDKTLPLSLPIKMFHSNLFFDRGMILWPSNTRRMHHPKLYEFLDIKVDENVRVRYAVDDAIAPRLGVRPQLDSSFPLSDAMNSIPDMSTDPSIILIDKSKHLDLIIMALYFNYNGPKIYYPLLGYKDSADADKDTYALASFSLSPDKQRYYQVKKPSYYHDYWNTEIPAIKDALNIESLRDVGAIYHSYIEDERYSNVAQVIMESNQNAFYVQFANHWNSAVEDKLNSSSPDLKSKINDDEGMHKAFVDYYRKNYTIDEYMLLLHHSSPMFIDSSLVEASLKILPGFNSTDKLIKSGKFRMYKNDLAHIANIDIELYIWRFISQTFCTNRQPTNMKYTISYEPIGYMNWYERYRMCTYIANREYYFLNTWKSTAN; this is encoded by the coding sequence ATGGGTACAACTAAAGAAGAGGTTCCGCTGACCTCGAGGAAACATCCGATTGTTCGTTTCCTAGAGAGTTGCCGAGATTCGAAAGTTCTGAAGTCCAGTAACGTTGTTTTAATTGTACTGGCAGTTGTATCCGCTGTTAGTTTGCTGCTAGTTTATTCATCGATAGATGAAACTTCCACTTATTATGCCCATAGTTCTACTTTTAACAAGGAGCAGACGCAGTTTTTTGGTGACGTGCTGAAGGCTGTTCGAAGCTTTTCTGTGCAAGGAAATGAATTACAACTAAAAGATGAATGTGCATCTCTAAAGATAGGTATGAAAGATGTGGAATTATTTGGCAGACTAAATTCTAAACAACTAGCGAAGTGTGTGGATATTAGTACTCAAGCTACAAACAATATTACACTTCTACACAAGGCCTTTAAGCTGTATTTGTATGATGTGATTATTGATGATTTCGAAATGCTACCTGAGTTTTACAAACACGATGGAATCGTTATTTTGGCTGGCAGCGGGAGTCTTCTTAATCCCGCTGGTGTGATCTTTTTTTTAAGAAATGCGCTCGAAAATAATCCCAGGAAACACCTTCCAATTGAGGTTGTATTTACTGAGAAGACGGACGCTGCATTGGAGTTTTGTGGCGGTTATGTTGatcaaaatcaaaatgTGAATTGTGTgttcttcgatgatatCTTCGACACGGAAACGCTTGCAACCTTCACTCCGGCAATGCATAGGCCGCTTGCTTTGCTGGTGTCGTCCTTCTCCCGTGTACTGCTTATAGGCGACAAGACTTTACCGCTCTCTTTACCTATTAAAATGTTCCATAGTAATCTGTTTTTTGATCGAGGCATGATCCTATGGCCCAGTAATACCCGCAGAATGCACCATCCAAAACTTTACGAGTTTTTGGACATTAAGGTAGATGAGAATGTGCGTGTTAGGTACGCAGTTGATGATGCTATTGCACCTAGATTGGGCGTTAGACCACAGCTCGATTCCTCCTTTCCGCTCAGCGATGCCATGAACTCAATTCCCGATATGAGCACCGACCCCAGTATAATCTTGATAGACAAGAGTAAGCATTTAGATCTTATAATTATGGCCTTGTATTTTAACTACAATGGCCCTAAGATCTACTATCCACTGCTCGGGTATAAGGATTCTGCGGATGCCGATAAGGATACTTACGCACTAGCTTCATTCTCGCTGTCACCAGACAAACAACGCTATTACCAGGTGAAAAAACCATCCTACTACCATGACTACTGGAACACTGAGATCCCTGCAATCAAGGATGCGCTTAACATCGAATCGCTGCGCGATGTTGGTGCTATCTACCACAGCTACATTGAAGATGAACGCTATTCAAATGTGGCCCAAGTTATTATGGAAAGTAATCAGAATGCCTTCTATGTTCAATTTGCTAACCACTGGAATAGTGCTGTGGAGGATAAGCTCAACAGCAGCTCGCCTGATCTAAAGTCGAAAATCAATGACGATGAAGGCATGCACAAAGCCTTCGTTGACTACTATCGCAAAAACTATACCATCGACGAATATATGTTGCTATTGCATCATAGTTCACCAATGTTTATTGACTCCTCCCTCGTGGAAGCCAGTCTGAAAATCCTCCCTGGGTTTAACTCCACCGACAAGCTAATAAAATCTGGTAAATTCAGGATGTACAAGAACGACTTAGCACACATTGCAAACATAGACATAGAACTTTACATTTGGAGGTTTATCTCACAGACCTTCTGCACAAATCGACAACCCACCAACATGAAATATACCATTAGTTATGAACCCATAGGTTACATGAACTGGTACGAAAGATATCGAATGTGCACGTATATTGCCAATAGGGAGTACTATTTCTTGAATACCTGGAAATCGACCGCCAATTAA